A single genomic interval of Salmo trutta chromosome 13, fSalTru1.1, whole genome shotgun sequence harbors:
- the LOC115205687 gene encoding NEDD4 family-interacting protein 1-like, with protein MAEQISNVRYQELLNEEEPAAAQPTQEEAAVLDAPPPYSSISAANAAFFDYKEDAGRFPNPPSYNVATTLPSYDEAERTKAETGVPLVPGRVMEDEFDDADQLRIGNDGIFMLTFFMAFLFNWIGFFLSFCLTTSAAGRYGAISGFGLSLIKWVLIVRFSTYFPGYFDGQYWLWWVFLALGFMLFVRGFVNYSRVRKMADPTYATLPRTRVLFIY; from the exons ATGGCCGAGCAAATCAGCAACGTTAGATATCAGGAG CTGTTGAATGAGGAGGAGCCAGCAGCAGCCCAGCCCACCCAGGAGGAAGCAGCTGTCCTGGATGCTCCCCCCCCGTACAGCAGCATCTCCGCTGCCAACGCAG CGTTCTTTGACTACAAGGAGGATGCAGGCAGGTTCCCCAACCCCCCGTCCTACAACGTGGCTACCACACTGCCCTCCTATGATGAAGCAGAGAGGACCAAAGCTGAGACCGGCGTCCCTCTGGTCCCTGGCAGGGTCATG GAGGATGAGTTTGACGATGCTGACCAGCTGCGGATAGGGAACGATGGCATCTTCATGCTCACCTTCTTCA TGGCATTCCTGTTCAACTGGATTGGTTTCTTCCTGTCCTTCTGTCTGACCACTTCTGCAGCCGGCCGCTACGGAGCCATCTCTGGGTTTGGCCTGTCTCTCATCAAATGGGTTCTCATAGTCAGG TTTTCCACCTACTTCCCTGGCTACTTTGATGGGCAGTACTGGTTGTGGTGGGTGTTCCTGGCTTTGG GCTTCATGCTGTTTGTCAGAGGGTTCGTCAACTACTCCCGGGTTCGCAAAATGGCCGACCCTACTTACGCCACACTTCCTCGAACGAGAGTCCTGTTCATCTACTGA
- the LOC115205686 gene encoding glucosamine-6-phosphate isomerase 1 produces the protein MKLIILNDYDQVGEWAAKYIRNKIINFNPGPDRFFILGLPTGGTPLGCYKKLIEFYKKGEISFKYVKTFNMDEYVGIPRNHPESYHSFMWNNLFKHIDIKSENTHILDGNAANLVEECDSFEEKIKAAGGIDLFVGGIGPDGHIAFNEPGSSLLSRTRVKTLAQDTILANARFFDGDLSKVPTMALTVGVATVMDAREVMILITGAHKAFALYKAIEEGVNHMWTVSSFQQHPQTVFVCDEDATLELRVKTVKYFRGMMHVHNKLVNPLPPK, from the exons ATGAAGCTGATCATCCTGAATGATTATGACCAAGTTGGTGAGTGGGCTGCCAAGTACATCAGGAATAAAATCATTAACTTCAACCCTGGACCAGACAGATTCTTCATTTTAGGACTCCCCACAG GAGGTACTCCTCTGGGATGCTATAAAAAGCTGATTGAGTTTTATAAGAAAGGAGAGATCTCTTTCAAGTATGTCAAAACGTTCAACATGGATGAGTATGTGG GTATTCCTAGGAATCACCCAGAGAGCTACCATTCCTTCATGTGGAATAATCTCTTCAAGCACATTGACATCAAATCGGAGAACACCCATATTCTGGATGGCAATGCCGCCAACCTTGTAGAGGAGTGTGATTCCTTTGAGGAGAAGATCAAAGCAGCTGGAGGAATTGACCTCTTTGTTGGAG GTATTGGACCGGATGGCCACATTGCCTTCAACGAGCCAGGCTCCAGTCTATTGTCCAGGACCAGAGTGAAGACCCTGGCTCAGGACACCATCCTGGCCAACGCACGCTTCTTTGACGGAGATCTGTCTAAAGTACCCACCATGGCTCTGACTGTGGGAGTGGCCACTGTCATGGACGCCAGAGAG GTCATGATTCTCATCACAGGAGCACACAAAGCGTTTGCCCTGTACAAGGCCATAGAGGAAGGGGTGAACCACATGTGGACAGTGTCATCCTTTCAGCAGCACCCtcagactgtgtttgtgtgtgacgaGGATGCTACCCTGGAACTGAGGGTTAAAACTGTCAAGTACTTCCGAG GGATGATGCATGTGCACAACAAGTTGGTGAATCCACTGCCTCCGAAATAA